A segment of the Brevundimonas sp. M20 genome:
ACGGGATGGAGGTGCTGCGTCGCCTGCGTCAGACCTCGCAAATTCCGGTCATCATGCTGACCTCGAAGGACGAGGAGATTGACGAAATCCTCGGCTTCAACCTCGGGGCGGACGACTACATCCACAAGCCGTTCAGCCAGCGCCTGCTGATCGAACGGGTGAAGGCCCTGCTGCGCCGGACGGGCGTGGACGGCGGCGAGCCTGAGCCGGCCGGCGAGAACTCGAACAAGGCCATCAAGCGCGGCAAGCTGAGCATGGACCCGGCCCGCCACGAGAGCACATGGGACGGCAAGCCGGTGAAGCTGACGGTCACCGAGTTTCTGCTGCTGCAGGCGCTGGCCCAGCGTCCCGGCTTC
Coding sequences within it:
- a CDS encoding response regulator transcription factor; the protein is MANITLVDDDENIVASVSLALESHGHKITAYHDGASGLEALETSPPDLAILDVKMPRMDGMEVLRRLRQTSQIPVIMLTSKDEEIDEILGFNLGADDYIHKPFSQRLLIERVKALLRRTGVDGGEPEPAGENSNKAIKRGKLSMDPARHESTWDGKPVKLTVTEFLLLQALAQRPGFVKSRDNLMDAAYDDQVYVDDRTIDSHVKRMRKKFRVVDPEFDAIETLYGVGYRYRES